The following is a genomic window from Rhododendron vialii isolate Sample 1 chromosome 9a, ASM3025357v1.
GGATTGGATGTTACATTTCAAATTCCAGTTCCCTGTGGAATTCGGCCTCGTTCTGGCCTCATTGGGGATTCCATTCTTGGGGAGGCAAATGAACCAAGCTACTCGAGCTCGAGGCTTGGCTTGTTTGGTCTCGGCTGGTTTAGTCAATTTGTACATTGTGAAGATACTTTAAAGCCCAATTACATTTTGGTAATTTAATTGAATTCCTTTTGTTCTGCTTTTTTATGTTCGGCAAAGGAATAATATCTCCCATTTAGCCTGTAAGATTCGTTTTTCATTAAATTAAGTTAATggcctttcttttcaaaatttccaaCAACACACAAAAAGAACTCTCATCTCCCTTCTAGTTTTTGGCAAGTGGGCTAAAGCAATTGAAACCAAAGTACTGGTAGGGCCTTCCAGATTTAGGAGTTCTTTCTCTTTAATTTCTTAAAGCAAATGGTGATCAAACCCGGGTTGGCCTAACCGTCAAGCCCTAGACTTGGGGCCGGGTTTTGTTTCCTCATGTCTTAGGTTCAAAACTTCCTTTAGTgtctattaatttttttggagttagtCCATAGGGAGCAGAGCTCTCCGTAAGTGGGCAATGTGATTGGGCCGcatgattagtcgaggtgcacgtaaacTGGTCAAGACACGTGATTTataaaaaaaccaacaaacaaaAGCTGGGGGTGATCGTGATCTCACTTTAGCTAGAGAGTCTGGACGCAGCAGTGTACACAAACTTCATtggatcctctctctctctcatccccatTCCAAACTCAACTCAACAAAAGAACCCAAACAGCAAAGCTCAAACTACTTCACCCATAACTTCCCCACAACACAATGAAGAAAACCCACAAATGCCTGTTGTACATAGTAATCGGAATCATTCTCCAAACAGCTATCATTCTCATCTTCGTCCTGACTTTCATGCGGGCTCGGACCCCGAAACTCCGGTTCGGCTCAGTCTCTGTCCAAACTCTCACCACCAACTCCTCTACTTCCTCCCCTTCCTTCACCATGAAACTAAACACCCAAATTACAGTAAAAAACACCAACTTCGGCAAATTCAAATTCGGCGATTCCACCGCCACGATGTATTACAAAGGAATCCCCATCGGCGAAGCTGCTATCGGTAAAGGGAAAGCGAAGGCTCGGTCGACCAAGAAAGTGGATGTCAGTGTGAGTTTGAGCTCGAATAAGGTGACATCGGGGAATTTGAATTTGGCGAGTGATTTGAATTCCGGGAAATTGAGGTTGACTAGTCAAGGTACGTTGAAAGGGAAGGTGCATTTGTTGAAGGTGATTAGGAGGAAGAAAACTGCGGAAATGAATTGCTACATGGATGTTAATACCAAGACAAAGGCGGTTGAGAATTTGCATTGCAAGTGATGAATTTTTCTTCTGTCTTTTTGGAGTACAAAAGTGCTCGGTACAAAGAAAGTATACCCGAAATTACCCTGAATACACTTTTAAAGGTATTTATAACTGTTAATAGATTTTTATTAGCAGTAAGAAATTCCTGTTCTGAGCGATTTCGGGgtatattttctttgtacctagcatctCTTTTATTGgtgtgtttgttggtttggGTTTTCTAGAAGAAGGTTGAGGTTTGATTGCTGAAAACATGAACCCTTCTtgtgtgtttgagttttgattttAATATTTGTTGTTGTGTTCTTTCACGTTGAGTAGGCACTGAATGTTTCTTTCATATTTCCACTGCAACATCTCATCTTTTGAACAATTTGATGCTACGCTTCATGCATGCTTGGTATTCAAGTTTacattcttctttttatctttttgcttTCTAACTAGGTGTTCGGGTTTTACTTCGACTCAATGGCGGAACTAGGATTTTCAAAAGAGGGGATCGAAAATTAAAAGTTCAACCACAAATCTTACTACACTAGTGCATATATGGGGTTTGGGCTTTGCATGTGGGGGTGCCAATTTGTTAACGTTCTCTAAAATGTTGTATTACATTTTTGCAATACATATATGTAGAGGTAATAGCCAAAGAGAGGGTGCTTGGGCACCCACCCTTGCATGTAGTACCGCCCTACAAATGAGCGGTGAAATTAGTCCCTCAAAATCAGTCGAGGTGCGAACAATTAACATGACGTGAGATATGATCTATAAAAAGAATGTGTAAGAGTAACATGTTTTCTTAGGTGTCTTTagcgactctctctctctaaaaaaagaaaaatcccaaAGCAGATCTGGTTTTGGGGGAGGGGGGCCACCGCCGCCTCCTCCGCCCTCCTCCCCCTTCCTCCTCTCCCTTCCTCCTCATCTCTCTTCTTCGTCAGTGTATCTTCTCATCGGTTTGGGAGCATGTGCTGCAGTGTTCGTGGTGACCTTGCTTCAGGTGTTCCGACCTCCGGCCGGTGACTTGTGGGCTGGATTCATCACCGCTCCACCTTGTCTTCCTAGAATCCAGAGTTTAGTGGCCGTCGGGGGTGGTAATAATGGCGGTTTGGGGTTAGGCTCTgatggggttagggttttttttttttgttttttctggcCGTTTGGCTCGATTTCTACCGGCTGGGTCTCCCCCAGTCTGGTTTGTACCGGTCTAGTGCTCTAGATCCGGTGGGTGTTGGGTGATGGGTGAAtaattttagttagggttttggtgggtGTTCGGAGTGAGGTCTGCGGTGGTTGACGATGGTGTCGGTGGTGCTTTTTGGAGGTTTCCGGCAGTGGTAGCAGTGTCGCTGTTGTTGGGGTTTTCTGGTAGCAGCTCCGGCCTGTTTGTTCGCTGGTGTTGTTTCCTTGTTCTGGGCCGTCAACGGCAGTTCCAGGCGTGAAGCAATGTTTGGTTTTCGGCACGGGATTAGATTTCTTCTTTCACTTGTGAtctgtttgttgttttgattaCATCCGTTATTATTGTTTACTGGTTTGTACTggaattttatttgatttctCTCTGCCTAGTTCTGGATGGGATTCTC
Proteins encoded in this region:
- the LOC131300265 gene encoding late embryogenesis abundant protein At1g64065-like — protein: MKKTHKCLLYIVIGIILQTAIILIFVLTFMRARTPKLRFGSVSVQTLTTNSSTSSPSFTMKLNTQITVKNTNFGKFKFGDSTATMYYKGIPIGEAAIGKGKAKARSTKKVDVSVSLSSNKVTSGNLNLASDLNSGKLRLTSQGTLKGKVHLLKVIRRKKTAEMNCYMDVNTKTKAVENLHCK